A window of Rhododendron vialii isolate Sample 1 chromosome 11a, ASM3025357v1 contains these coding sequences:
- the LOC131306767 gene encoding uncharacterized protein LOC131306767 — MPLEPTLLPPPIDCSIPTSTLGESPKEANKETLEGKDKGKEKESVPDPKVIPTLAQYPNRLKALAKLNFNVELHELFNQVKINIPLMDAVKQIPLYAKFLNDLCTRKRKLNVQKKMFLTKQVSSILQTNIAPKYKDPGSPTIEVAIGVRRIEQALLDLGASVNLLPYSVYQELGLWEMKPTRVTLQLADQRVRVPRGIVEDVLVQVDQFIYLVDFMILDTNPNDSFTASTPVILGRPFLAMADAVINCWNGLLNMTFVALMAKEAKFLDSFEVNYLYSLLNEEDEACAISSWTPKFEEFEELPLIEKKVLPSSVEPPKLELKPLPHTLKYVFLGDNETYHVVISSSLRNQQEMELINLLRRHMKAIGWTIADIKGIDATLCSYHIALKDNVKLSRQP, encoded by the exons atgcctcTGGAACCTACCTTGTTACCCCCTCCTATCGATTGTTCAATTCCAACATCAacccttggggaatctcccaaggaggCAAACAAGGAGACTCTAGAAGGAAAGGATAAAGGCAAAGAGAAGGAGAGTGTACCGGATCCTAAAGTTATTCCAACACTGGCACAGTACCCTAATCGTTTGAAGGCCTTGGCGAAACTGAATTTCAATGTGGAGTTGcatgaattattcaatcaagtgaagatcaaTATCCCTCTCATGGATGCGGTCAAGCAAATTCCTTTGTATGCTAAATTTCTTAATGATCTATGCACTCGGAAGCGgaagcttaatgttcaaaagaagatgtTTCTTACTaagcaagtgagttctatctTACAAACGAATATCGCGCCGaagtacaaggatccggggAGCCCTACTATTGAAGTAGCTATTGGAGTAAGGCGTATCGAACAAGCCTTACTCGATCTTGGTGCTAGTGTAAATCTACTACCATATTCCGTATATCAAGAACTTGGGTTAtgggagatgaagcctactcgCGTCACACTCCAATTGGCCGATCAGAGAGTTCGTGTACCAAGAGGGATAGTGGAAGATGTTTTGGTGCAAGTTGATCAATTTATCTATCTGGTGGATTTCATGATTCTCGATACGAATCCAAATGACTCTTTTACTGCTTCTACTCCGGTGATTCTTGGGAGACCTTTTCTAGCCATGGCAGATGCGGTCATCAACTGTTGGAAtggacttctcaatatgacattcg ttgctcttatGGCCAAAGAGGCCAAATTTCTTGACTCTTTTGAAGTGAATTATTTGTATTCATTGCTCAATGAGGAGGATGAAGCTTGTGCTATTAGttcttggactccaaagtttgaagaatttgaagagCTTCCCCTAATAGAGAAGAAGGTTCTTCCATCTAGCGTTGAGCCACCGAAATTGGAGTTGAAACCCTTGCCCCACACTTTGAAGTATGTTTTCCTTGGAGATAATGAAACCTATCATGTGgttatttcctcctctcttAGGAATCAGCAAGAGATGGAGTTGATCAATCTATTGAGGAGACACATGAAGGCTATAGGGTGGACCATTGCTGACATTAAAGGGATCGACGCTACGCTTTGTTCTTATCATATCGCCTTGAAGGATAATGTCAAGCTGTCCCGACAACCCTAA
- the LOC131306768 gene encoding uncharacterized protein LOC131306768, whose translation MACHPQTNGQAELANREIKNILEKTVNPTPCHLPVELEHNAYWAIKKLNFSMPLAGAHRKLQLTELEEMRYDAYDHSGAYKSKIKASHDKKTVIKNFEPGQKVSLYNSHLHLHPDKLHSRWAGPYVVKTIFPHGAIEVESMSNSSSFKVNGQRLKPFLGSFEIGEPDEDLVNPVYTDDPVE comes from the exons ATGGCCTGCCATCCTCAAACAAATGGTCAAGCGGAGCTAGCGAATCGGGAAATTAAGAAtatcttggagaagacggttaaCCCTACCC CTTGCCATTTGCCGGTGGAACTTGAACACAACGCATATTGGGCGATCAAGAAGCTCAATTTCAGTATGCCTCTTGCCGGTGCCCACCGGAAGCTCCAATTGACAGAACTCGAGGAGATGAGGTATGATGCTTATGACCACTCTGGTGCTTATAAGTCTAAAATCAAAGCCAGCCATGATAAAAAGACTGTGATTAAAAACTTTGAACCCGGTCAAAAAGTGTCATTGTATAACTCTCATTTGCATCTTCACCCCGATAAATTGCACTCACGCTGGGCCGGTCCTTATGTTGTTAAAACTATTTTCCCTCATGGGGCGATAGAAGTAGAGAGCATGAGTAACAGTTCTTCTTTTAAGGTGAATGGTCAAAggcttaagcctttccttggAAGCTTCGAAATAGGAGAGCCCGATGAGGATTTGGTCAATCCTGTTTACACAGATGACCCTGTCGAATAG